The genomic window AGGTAACAAAATAAACTCAGTAATTCGAGCGGGATATCCCTGTTGAACAGCCGTTTGTTGGAGCGATCGCAATTTTTCTAAATGCCCAATTTGTTGTGCTGGGGTTTCAATATGCCCTGACAGCATGGTGCTGGTGGTATGCACGCCTAGCTGATGCGCCGTGCTGACAATTTCTAGCCAAGTAGCTGTGTCAATTTTTTCTGGGCACAGGATACGCCGCACTTCATCATCTAAAACTTCAGCTGCTGTTCCTGGCATTGAAGCAACACCAGCATCCCGCAAAGCTTTAATGACATCAGCATATGTTAAGCCATCAATTCGGGCAATAAATTCTACTTCTTGCGGAGAAAAGGCGTGGAGATGAATCTGGGGAAACTCTTGCTTAATAGTTTCTACTAACTTGAGGTAGTAAGACAAAGATTTACCATCAATTTGTGCCTGCGGGTTTAATCCTCCCTGCATACATATTTCTGTTGCACCACGCTGCACAGCATCTTGAGATTTTTCCAGAATTTGCTGCCAATCTAACCAGTAAGCACCAGCGTCTCCATCATCTCGACGGAAAGCACAAAAGCTACAGTGTTGCTCACAAATATTAGTAAAGTTAATATTGCGGTTAATTACGTAAGTAACTGTATCCCCGGCTTGCTGCTGGCGGAGTTTGTCAGATGTGGTTCGGATAGCTGCGATCGCTTCAGGGTTAGTTTGTGTTAACAATACTACCCCCTCATCCGTAGATAAATCGTACCCTAAAAGGGCGCGATTGATAATAGCATCAATAGAATTTTGTTTCACAGTAAATTAATACAAATAATCATTGTAATCTAAGTCATAGACTGGAAGCCCAGTGTCTTCAGACCTGGGTCGTTGACCAAGAATTTATATTAAGTAGGTGGGTTGAATTAAACCTAAGATGAGTTAACGTACCATAACCCATGCAATTAAAAGGTTTTAGGCTTTGTGAAGAGGCTACCACATCTTACAAATAATTGTGTCTCCCTACTTATCAACCTTATAAATATCATTTTTTATTTGACAATACTAGAAAATTATACAATTTTTACATTTGTGTGCAAAAAATCCTAGCCTTTTGATTAATATCAGGAATTACTAGTTATGAGAATCACAAATCTGATAAAATACCTACGTAAATCGACATTCAAAATTGAAATAAAACTATAATTTGTTAATTGATCAAGTAGTGTCATAAATTTTTTCTCAGATCAAAAATCCATAATTTTACTACATTTTATGCAATTACCACGCATTAACCTACCATTGTTAGTTATTTTATTAGGAGTATGTTTTTCTTTGTATTTACTGTCGCTAGTCAGTGATGAAGTTTACTTTAGTGGAGATGGTGGACTAAAAGCATTGCTAGCGAAACAATTCAGTTCTGGAAATTTACGTTTTGATTTAGATTTGCAAGTGCCGTCTTGGATACATAGTCTTTGGGATAATGGATTATATCCTTTTGAACCACCATTTAGCTATAAAATAGATAATCGTTACTACATAACTTTTCCATTCACTTTTCCTTTATTAACAGCACCTTTTTATCGTGTTTTAGGATTTAAAGGTTTTTACGTAGTTCCTTTGGTATCTACATGGATAATTTGGTTGATTTTTTATCGCCTATGCCAATTTTTTAAGCTTGGCATATTTATGACATCTCTTGCTCTTGCTACTCTGATATTTTCCTCTCCATTGACTATGTACAGTGCAATGTATTGGGAGCATACACTTGCAGTTTGTCTGGCATTTAGTGGATTAGCAATTATATTCAGCAAAGGAGAACATAAATTTTCTCGTCAAGATGCAGTATTTAGCGGTATCTTAATTGGTTTATCAGTTTGGTTTAGACCAGAATTTTTAGCTTTAGCTGTAATTTTATTTGTCTTTGTAGTGATTTCATATAAAATTAACTTGGGTGAGTTAAGTCTTATTAAAAACAACAGGATAATATTTATTTTAGCTATTAGTATTACTATACTATGCTTTTTTCTGACAAATAAAGTTATTTATAATCATCATTTAGGCATTCATGCTTTACAAGTTGTAGAAGAGTTTTCTCCAAGAACAAGATTAGCAAAATCTGAAAATATTTTTAGTAGTATGTGGGGTAAATTCTTTTATTGCTTTCCTTTAGGATACTTTGTTTTTGTATTTATTGGCTTTTCAGTGTTTAGCGATAGCATAAAATTGACAGCGACGATGCGAAAGCTTTTGCTAATCTCAAGTTTATTTATTTGTCTAGCACCTTTACTTCTACCAAGTGACGGTGGTAAGCAATGGGGTGCGAGATTTTTATTAATTCTAATTCCATTACTTACATTATTAACAGTATTAGCTTTTCAAGCTACATTAAATATTAAAAAATTAGGCTTTAAATATATTAGTAGTACAATATTTGTGGCATTATTTGTGATTGGGTTTCATATCAATACATATCTAGGTACAAACTATTCCTATACTGGTAACAACACGGAAACTATTAAGATACTTAATTTTTTACAAAAAGACAGCAATAGAATGATAGCGGTAGCCCATCAATATGTCAGCCAAACTTTTGAATCTACTTTCAATGAAAAATCATTCTTTCTGACAAAGACAACAAATGATATTAGGAAATTAAGTCTGGCTCTAGATGAACAGGGGTATCAAAAATTTATTTATATCTGTCCTGCTTATGATTCTTGCTTTTCCTCCCCAAAAATACCTGATGTATTAGAAGTTTCTACTAATCAATCACCATTGCGTATTCAGTTTGCGGAAATTAAGAAATATCAAAAGTATATTGTTAGAGAAGCTACAATTATTAAACAGAGAAATCGAACAATAACCAAGTAAATAGGCGCAAATGAAACATCTACTTGGGTAAAATTACTATGATACTTTATAAATTCAAAGTAAATACTTAACGTAATCATCATAGTGGAATGTGGCTATTACTGGTATTATCAGTATAATCAAGCGCAAGCAAATATATTGATGAATCCAAGGTTGCCAGTTACAGACTGGAAGAAACTGGTTTATGTGGAAAAACTAGCTCTAGTGGCGATCGCGATCGCTATAGTGCTTTACCTCGACCGAAAACACTATGAATGTCAACTCATCCAGTGCATTATTAGCAGCTCCAAATGGCCCGTTGCAGATTCCTGATTTACCGTTTGCTAGTGTGGGAACAATTGACCACGATATTTACTTGTCTTTGGTGATTCCCACTTACAAAGAACGGGACAATATTCAGAATGTTGTCAAAATTTTGACTCAGACATTGGATGAGTATATTCCAGGGGACTATGAATTAATAGTTGTGGATGATGATAGCCCTGATTTGACTTGGGAGGTAGCCCAATCCTTAGCTAGTGATTACCAACAGTTGCGGGTGATGAGGCGGCAAGGGGAGCGGGGACTATCTTCGGCAGTAATTCGCGGGTGGCAAGTCGCTAGAGGTAGAGTTTTAGGAGTAATTGATGGAGATTTGCAGCATCCACCGGAAATTTTAACACAATTGCTCTCTCAAATTGCCCAGGGAGCAGATATGGCAGTAGCCAGCCGTCATGTAGATGGCGGTGGTGTTAGTAGTTGGAGTGCGATCAGGCGTTTCTTATCTCGTGGCGCACAATTGTTAGGGTTGATTTTGCTACCAGGAGTGTTGGGAAGAGTTTCTGACCCCATGAGTGGCTATTTTATGGTGCAACGTAGCAGTATTGTAGGGGCTACACTCAATCCCGTCGGTTACAAAATTCTCCTAGAGGTGATTGGTAGGGGTAATATCCAAAATATTGCCGAAGTAGGTTATGTATTCTGCGAGCGAAAAGAGGGTGAAAGTAAAGTTACGTGGAAGCAATATGTCGAATACATTCACCACTTAATTCGGTTGCGGTTGTCTACAGGTGGCTGGAAACGCTTGAGTCAGAGTGTAGAAAGCTTTCCGATGGGTCGATTTTTGCGGTTTGGCTTGGTGGGGCTGAGTGGGGTATTTGTCGATATGGGAATACTCTATTTACTCAGTGATCCGTCTACCTTGGCTTTACCTTTGACGCGCAGTAAAATTATTGCTGGGGAAATTGCAATTTTCAATAACTTCTTGTGGAATGATGCTTGGACATTAGACATCTCCGAAAACAGTCAAAGCCTTTGTTTGGCTAGGCTGTAGCCACTAAATGCAATCATCTTAAATTAGCTATTCTGTACGATGAAATAAGACTTTGAGATATTTGCTGTTGATAATTAGGCAAAAATATCTAGTTATATGCGATAATTTTAACCTGATGATATAGCTGATATTTCTAATGGTAATATTAGCCCTCGAATCCGTAACCTTACTAGCCCACAAATCGTCAAAATTACTTGCTTATATTTGCGGGTATTTAACCTAAATCTCTCTTGGACAACTCGAAAGATTTTGACTGACCGTATTCGATGTTCAACAAAGATTCGTTTAGATGAAAATATTTTGTTCTGTTCTTTCTGTTCAGTTGTTAGTTCTTGATTTCTTGGTTTCTTAATTGGAGTTGTAATTAAATCTTCTCCAAGATATGCCTTATCTCCTTTAAATCTTTGTTTGGCATCAAACTCTGAACGATATTCTCGGAACAAAGTTATATCGCTTTTTGGACCAGGTTCACCTGCCACAACATCAACGATATCACTAGCATCAGGTAAGATAATCATTTGAGTTTTAAATGTATGATTACTCTTCTTACCTGAAAAATATTTCTTTTGTTCATCATTGTCTCTAGGTCTTTCTCTGACTTGTTCATAGCTATCTACTATTAATTCATATTCTGTGAGCATTTCTTTTACTACTTCATAGTCAGAAGCGTTTTTTTTTACTTGTTCAAGCAAACTTGATGGCAGTAATTCTCGCAAGTTAGGCAACCAATAGTTAAACGTATCGTTGGCTGTAGACTCACTTACTTCAAACTGAATACCTAGAAGTTGAAAGGTTGTCAGATGTCGGAGATACACTAAAGTTAAAATGATTTGTTCAGAAATAGATAATTTTGGTTTCCGACCTCCTCCACCAGCAATAATTCTCACTTTCTTAGATTCCAGTAAAGCTTTTTTTTCATGATATAATCTTTCCCCATTTATGATTAATTGTTGTAACTGTTCATATTCCAGACCTATTAACCTTTGGGTTTGTTTAGGATTCTCTTCAATGTAATTCAGTATATTGCTCATGCTTCTGTGTCAAAATAACGCTTTAATGTTCTTTTATCACAGAATAATACTATTTTGGAGATGTCTATTTGCCGATGTCTCTATGAGACAGCAAGAATGGCATCAACGGCTGAAGCGATTTTTGAAGTTCAACGTGATTTGTTTGGCTGGGTTAGTTTTGAATGTCTTTGTGTTGAATTTGGTATTTAATTTCTTGATTCCTAACCGCTATATTGCTAACCTGGTTGCGATCGCAGTTGCTACAGTCTGGAATTTCTGGGTGAACTTAAAACTTAGCTGGCGCGTGACAGACGTGAAATAGTCCGCGAACTTAAGTCATCCATGTAAGTCTAATATATACAAATCGTCTTGTTCTGGCTCTAGTAAAGAATAGATGCGTTTGTATAACTGGCACTCTACCATCTCATCTCGTTGGCTTCATCCTTTACTGTTGCTGATCTGGTTAATAATTGGACTCAGCTTGCGTTTAACCAACTTGACAGCCAAGCCTCCTTGGACTGATGAATTTTCTACATTGGTTTTTAGCTTAGGAAATAGTTTTTTAGGAGTACCTTTAGATCAAGCGATCGCACCTGATATATTGTTGCAACCACTGCAACCACAACCAGCTGCGAATCTTCATGATGTCTGGACAAACCTGACTCATGAAACCAATCATCCCCCCATCTACTTCGCTTTAGCCCACTTGTGGATGCAGTTCTTTCCCACACAACAGGGTTTAGTTTCTTTGTGGGGAGCGCGATCGCTAGCGGCGATTTTGGGTGCTGTATCTATCCCGGTAATTTATGTCTTTAGCTGGATTTCCTTTCGTTCCCGCGTAGTAGCTCATTTAGCGGCGGTGATGATGGCTGTGTCACCATACGCCATCTTTTTGGCACAAGAAGCCCGTCACTATACTTTGGCGATTTTGTGGGTGATTGCTTCCCTCACCTGCTTTGTGATAGCCACTCGCCACATTCAAACCCAGACACAACTACCCATCACTATCGCACTGGGTTGGCTTATAAGTAATGCCTTGGGGATTGCTACGCATTATTTTTTTGTTCTGACTTTGTGTACAGAAGGCCTAGTATTCATAGTTTTGGCTGGAAGGCAAATCCCAAATAACGCCAAAGTTTTTTTATCTCCCCCTTGGCGACGGATTTATGGTGTTGTACTGGGTACTTTCGTCGCTGGTATAGTTTGGCTACCTGTCTTTTTGCAGAATAGCTACGGTGAGCAACTGACAAACTGGATACAGCAGCCCCGTCAAGGATTTGCTTGGTTAAGTCCATTTTTTCAGGCTTTTGCAGCTTGGGTAACGATGCTTTACTTGTTACCAGTGGAAGCCCCACAGTTGTGGATTGTGATTGCTTCTGGCTTGGTAATGCTGATATTTCTCATTTGGGCAGCACCAATTTTAGTCAGGGGGTTGAAAGCAAACTTACAGCAACCAGACACTCGGTTTGTAACGCAGGTATTAATGGGAATTGTTGTAGGTGCGATCGCTTTATTTTTTGTGTTTACCTATTTTTTAGGTATAGACTTAACCAGGGGTGCGCGTTATAACTTCGTTTACTTTCCGGCTGTCATCACTTTACTGGGAGCTAGTCTAGCTGTAACTTGGCGTAGTCCCCAGGGAAAAAAAGCCGTCATCATTATTTGGCTCATGGGATTTGTGAGCGCGGTTACAGTCATCTGCAATCTTGGCTATCAGAAATATTATCGCCCTGACCTATTTGTAAAATTAGTTCACCAAACATCCCAAGTTCCGATTCTCATTGCTACTACACAGGTAACTCATGTGCAGATTGGTGAAATGATGGGCATAGCGAGAGAGTTCAGAGTCAGAAATATTAACTCTCCCTCTCCCTTATTTCTTCTAGCTCATCAAGACATAGATCCTAATATTTCCACTAGTACCTTAGAAAAAACTTTAAACACATTGCCACGTCCCTTTGATTTATGGCTGGTAAATTTTCATGCTCCTCTAGGCAAAGTAATCAAAGAATGTGCATCTGATACTCAAGCTTTGTCAGGGGTAAATGGTTATGAGTACAAAATTTATCACTGTGCTTCAAAATGGGAGAAATTGCAGTAATACTGAGCCAAGACTGCCTATAAAGTCAAAGAAACTGGGTTTACCTGCGCTAATTTTTTCTGTGTAAGGGTTTTGCAGTTCTTTGAGAAAAGCTTGGCTTGTTTGCATTCCTGTGGCGTTTTGCTCAGATGTAAACAGTTTTTCTGCTGTTTGGGCATCTTGAAATGCACCGGCTCTATCAAATATTTGGTAGCGGGCAATACCACGTGCTAAATATGCACCGGCGTATTCTGGTTTAATGGCGATCGCTTGATTAAAATAATTAATAGCTTGCTTTTGATTACCCTTTTGTGCTTCTGCTACACCCCAAGCATAAAATTCATCTGCTGTAGCAATTTGTAATGGTATACCTACCGCACCTTGAAAGTTTGCACCAGTTACGTAAGCACCAGTAAATTCTGTGTTGGCTAGATAGGTATTTCTCAAGTCAGCACTAGCGAGGTTTGCGCCACCCAGTTTAGCTGCACTCAAATTCACGCCAAATAAACCCGCACCACTCAAGTTAGCACCTCGCAAATCTGCACCACTCAAGTTAGCACGGCTAAGATTAGCACCGGCGAGATTAGCACCGCTTAAATTAGCACTTGACAAATCAGCCATGACTAAGCCTGCATTAGTTAAGTCGCAGTTTTGACATTGTTTTGTTGCTAATAACTGTCTTAAATGTTCGGGGTTTACGGCTTGGGCAGTATTTGTCAGACTAATGGTAGTCAAAAATACGGATGTGGCTAAAATTAGATTTTTCATAATCAGTTAGCAATTTTTTTGCTCAATACTCAATAAGCTAAGACAAATTTATACTTGAGCTTATGATAGGAGTAACCTCAGCAGTTTGCCCTCCGTAAAGACCTACTGTATTTGAGTGCTGAGTGCTGAGTAATGAGTAATGAGTAATGAGTGCTGAGTGCTGAGTAATGAGTAATGAGTGCTGTTAGCGGTAGCGCGGCGTTTAGCCGGTTGAGTTAGCGGTAGCACGGCGTTTAGTCGTTGCTGAGTTGTTTTGAATTTTGAATTTTGTTAGCGCAGCGTTAGCGAGTCCGCGAGCGTCATTTTGAATTTTGAATTGGAGCAAAGCGACTTGACCCTTCTTTTCTTTTGAGGGCAATATTTTGAGATTTTAATTCTCTAGAAGGGTAGTCGCTAAGATTTAAAGCCACTTTGTAGTATGAGTTTATTTGCTGAGTCATTCCAATGGAGGTTGACCGATGGACTTGTGCAAATAAACTTAAAGTAAATGTCAAGATGCCAGCTAAAAATAGTTTTTCTAGCATAATTTCCACTCCCCACAACTAAAAAATAGTTTAAACTTATGTAATACTGAAGCGTGATTTATCTTTATGTAAAATATGGGATCGCTGACTTAGTATCAGGATATCCATACTTCAATAATATTTGTTATATATATCGATAGTGAAGGCAGAAATTACGCAAAAATATTTTTCTTTAAATACATTGCAAAAGAACCTCAGTTTCTTGAATAAACTGGGGTTCTACGTTTTTTCAAGTAGACATAATATATTAGCCAGGTAAAGATAACCCTGTGACGGCTATTACACCAGCAATTACACTGGCTACGAGAGAAGATAATGCTGTACCAAATAGCCACCAAGCGGCACTAGCAACAGTTTTTCTAGTTTCTTCGGCTTGCTTTTTAGCTTGTTCTTGGACAGCTTTAATGCGTTTTTGGGTTTCTTGTTGGATGCGTTCGGCGCGTTGCAGTACACTATCCCGCGCTGCTTCTATTTGGTTGATGATGCGGTTAGCGTCTTCTTGGGAGATATCCTCACGGGAACTCAAGATGGCTACTAGGGTATCACGGTCAAACTGACTCAGGCGATCGCGCAAAGCTGCAAATCCCACTTGCGGATCATCAAAGACTTTGGCAAAGTCTTGTCTAATACCTTCATAGCTGAGTTCTGGACGTTCTAGGGAATCAAGATAGTTACGAATCTTGCCAAAAATTTGGTCAATGGCTGACTGGAATTTTTGCTGGATTTGCTGGAATTGCTGGACAATCGAGTTACGTGTTGATTCGATTTGCTCAACAATCCGGTTAGCTTCCTCTTCTGAGATATCTTCCCGTTCAGATAATAACGCCACCATTGTTGAACGGTCAAATTTAGAAACGCGATCGCCTAAATTTTCTACTCCCAAGCGGGGGTCTTGCAAGAGTAATCTTAAATCCCGTTTGATTCCTTCGGGGTTGAGTTCTTCTTTATTGGTGTGACGCAGATAGTTTTCCAGGCTGGCTGTAAAATCCCCGACCCTTTGAGTAGTGCGGTTTAGCAAGCGACGTGGTGTTTTGATTATATTCCCAATCGCCTCTTGTACTTGGTCAATTGTCTGATTCACTTGCTCTTCGCTCAAGTTTCCCTGTTGGGTGAGGAGTTTAACTAGGGTTTCGCGGTCAACTTGTGCTAGTCTGTCGCGTAATGCTTCCGCACCCTCTTTTGGCTGAGTAAGTAAGGTTTCTAAATCGCGTCTAATCCCTTCGGGGTTGAGTTCTTCTAGTTTGGTATTGCGGAGATAGTCACCAATAGCTGTGATGGTGCGATCGTATTGTTCTCGTACTGCTTGCGGTGCTTGTAATACGTTATCTCTGACAGATTCTAATTGGTGAATAATTTGATTGATTTGCTCTTCATTCAAATCTTGACGCTGACTGAGCAGTTTCACAAATGTATCACGGTCAAACTGCGATAAACGCGATCGCAGTAGTTGAATTCCTACTTCGGGATCTGTCAACAACGCTCTAAAATCGCGTCTAATACCTTCAGGGTTTAACTCATCTTTTTTGGTATGGCGCAGATAATCTTCGACCCTTTGCCATACTTGGTTAACTCTAGCTGTAGCTTGTTCTTGTTTTTCTCTAGCTTGGTTGGAAAAATCGTTGCAGATACCTTCGAGTTGACTAACAATATTATTAGCTTCCTCTGCATTAAAATCTTGCCGTTGCAAGAGTAGCTGTACAAAAGCTTCCCGGTCAAATCCTTGTAAAAGAGTGCTGAAATCGGTGAATTCACCATTTAATTCTGCTAATAAATTGGCAAAATCTTGCTGAATCGCCTCTGGGTTCAGTTGTTCTTTATCAGTTGCACGCAGATAATTTTCAATATGCAGACGGATTTTGTGACCTTTTTCGACTCTTTCAGATTGGCGCACAGTTTCTAAAACTTCATGGCGGATGCTATCCATCTGTTGAGAGATTTCTGTCACCCTTGCTTCACTAATATCACCTCGTCTTGTCAGCCAGTTGCTAAAGTCATCCGGCTGGAGTTGTTCTAGTTGCTGACGTACATTTGTCGGATCTGCTTGGGGGTCGTAGATAACTTCTGGGAATTCATCTCTAATAGTGATGCGATTGAAATGCCAAGGAAAAGAATTCAAGATATACTCTTTGATATCTGATTTGATGGTGTTATCACTAGGCGCGGGGAATCTCTCAGTTATTTGCTCAGTGGTTTTATCTCTGAGTTGTTGTATTTCGTGGGTGATTTTATCAACATCGATATCTTGAACTTTGTCTTTTAACTTTTGTAGTTGATTGGTGATTTTATCTACATCAATATCAGCAATATCAACTCGATCTAAAACTGCTGGTATAGCAGCACTTACGCCATACTGCACAGCTTGCTTGATTACACCATTTCTGCTATTACCATTTTTTCTACCTGCGGTAACTAACTGTTGTAGTCGTTCACCTAAATCTGCCGATTTTAATTCTTCGGGAGTAGCAGATTGCAACAAGTTAATTACTTGTTCTGTAGGATTGCGGCGAGTAAAAGTTTGTTCCCAAGCTGAGTTTAATTGGTCAGCAATTTGGTTGATATTTTCTTTAGATAAGTTAGTGCGACTGCTAACTAAATCTACAAAGGTCTGACGGTTAATATTTTTGAGTAAATCACCATCACCAATTGTTCCCCAATCGATATCACTCAATATTTTATCAAATTGACTGCGAACTTCTCCTAAATCTAATTTTGGCAGTGGTAGAGATGATAAGGAATTTTGCAGCGTATTGGTAATACTTTCAACATCCAACCCAGCCGTTAATTCTCTCCTGACTGCGGCTGTAATTTCTTCCGCCGTGGAAACCGCTTGTTTTTGTGCAGCACCAGCACCAATGGCTGTGGTTGCTGTTCCCATCAGTGACTGCAAACCAGAATTAACAGTGTTGATGATAGAACCAAGTAAAGAACCTACTGCGGAAGAACCCAACCACGCTACCAATAAGAAATAGGTAGACCAAATTACAACGCCAATAATAGCTCCTAGCAGCGCACTGTCAATTAAGCTGAGTTTAACTGCTAAAAAACAAGCCGCAAATAAAGCAATACTGGCGGTGATAATTCCCCAAGCACCAACTTTAGCTTCAACCTTGCGAATCTTCCGACCAAAACTTTCTGATTCCCCATCATCTACATCATTTCCTAAAGTTGATATCCCGGCAGCTACAGAAAAGTTGGTTAACAATAATTGAAAGGCGATCGCCATTAAAGTACCAGCTAACAAAGCTACTAGAAACTGAGAACCAGAAAATACAAAAGATGGTTCTACTGGAATTATTACATCTGGCAATCTTGTTGTAGGTGCTACACTAAAGGATAGCCAAGGCTGCATCAAAATACTTTCCGAGATTTGCAACATAGTATTTTTTCTCTTACGCTCAATAGATTAAATATCCACTTCCGAGAGAATGGCTTATTTATTAGTCTATTTATTGTGTGTAATTGAACAACACCTTCTTAAGTAAGAATTTTAATTATCAAAGGTTATATATATTTTTTGTAGCCGAATATATACATAAAAATCATCTTTTAATTAATATGAAAGCTCACATAAAGAATACGCGTTGATAACCATTTATATTTATAGAAATAGATATTTTGTGCTTATAGTTTAATCAATGAGGCGTGTTTTTTTTATTTATTTTGTAAATTTTATGCTTTCAGTAAAATTATCTATCTCTCTTGGTAGAACAGGAAATTATGCCAACAGATTGATGAAAAAGAATAT from Nostoc sp. UHCC 0870 includes these protein-coding regions:
- a CDS encoding MFS transporter; translated protein: MLQISESILMQPWLSFSVAPTTRLPDVIIPVEPSFVFSGSQFLVALLAGTLMAIAFQLLLTNFSVAAGISTLGNDVDDGESESFGRKIRKVEAKVGAWGIITASIALFAACFLAVKLSLIDSALLGAIIGVVIWSTYFLLVAWLGSSAVGSLLGSIINTVNSGLQSLMGTATTAIGAGAAQKQAVSTAEEITAAVRRELTAGLDVESITNTLQNSLSSLPLPKLDLGEVRSQFDKILSDIDWGTIGDGDLLKNINRQTFVDLVSSRTNLSKENINQIADQLNSAWEQTFTRRNPTEQVINLLQSATPEELKSADLGERLQQLVTAGRKNGNSRNGVIKQAVQYGVSAAIPAVLDRVDIADIDVDKITNQLQKLKDKVQDIDVDKITHEIQQLRDKTTEQITERFPAPSDNTIKSDIKEYILNSFPWHFNRITIRDEFPEVIYDPQADPTNVRQQLEQLQPDDFSNWLTRRGDISEARVTEISQQMDSIRHEVLETVRQSERVEKGHKIRLHIENYLRATDKEQLNPEAIQQDFANLLAELNGEFTDFSTLLQGFDREAFVQLLLQRQDFNAEEANNIVSQLEGICNDFSNQAREKQEQATARVNQVWQRVEDYLRHTKKDELNPEGIRRDFRALLTDPEVGIQLLRSRLSQFDRDTFVKLLSQRQDLNEEQINQIIHQLESVRDNVLQAPQAVREQYDRTITAIGDYLRNTKLEELNPEGIRRDLETLLTQPKEGAEALRDRLAQVDRETLVKLLTQQGNLSEEQVNQTIDQVQEAIGNIIKTPRRLLNRTTQRVGDFTASLENYLRHTNKEELNPEGIKRDLRLLLQDPRLGVENLGDRVSKFDRSTMVALLSEREDISEEEANRIVEQIESTRNSIVQQFQQIQQKFQSAIDQIFGKIRNYLDSLERPELSYEGIRQDFAKVFDDPQVGFAALRDRLSQFDRDTLVAILSSREDISQEDANRIINQIEAARDSVLQRAERIQQETQKRIKAVQEQAKKQAEETRKTVASAAWWLFGTALSSLVASVIAGVIAVTGLSLPG